A genomic window from Nocardioides sp. BP30 includes:
- a CDS encoding FUSC family protein, with protein sequence MLTRFRASDPGLNRLRGALQAVATIGAAMAAEWAFVGITHALQIQTHGATLPATQAALVAAENHAMLIIGVMLGAVVGMISAFTGGMYPTVRQQLVGYALMPPLMVAGLAVGLPLSSHRPIALTVLVVILAAGAYCRRFGPLGFVGGQMVFMGNFFGFFLGGQIGIGDIGWLAAEITLATAVALLAQFTLFYPGRRSALRRLQRSYDARRRDLLDYAVRMLDDPARAPEMAPQLDRRLLLLNETALMIDGHLNHPAAIPPGWSAELLHQILFDVELSVSNMGRFAGAVATRPGFDPEARGLVREALLAVRDGDLAGADRAAERLTALALAPVPGERATGPILDDGARRIVLHRLSLSIAGHCAVQHQLEQARLAAESSPSTPAGDAAEGLGSPVVLMAGWLPGSAMVSAEASSLPDARTPAGPRWRQVLGGHVPLAPNVRVTVQMAVAVGASVLLGEILSGRRFYWAVIAAFVTFMGANSAAEQVRKGANRVLGTVVGAVVGGLLAHLVGPHGWIAILVILAAIFFGIYLMRISYAFMVIGITVMVSQLYVQLDEFTDSLLLLRLEETALGAAIAAVTVLCVFPLRTGRVARLSGQRFLEAVDEVVVTAVAVLDGSMTQAELRAAVRRMDDAYQTFRAVAANLSVNLFDRGGSQTERFMTAASAARHYARNLMMDIPTVDASPVVLEGFEEARRRFSESVEVLLGWIERGERDRAYVRSAALFDRTVTDCPSPVTTAPAPSGGSSHELVARDLELLDGALATMAGVMGLDVEALDTRAA encoded by the coding sequence ATGCTGACACGATTCCGAGCTTCCGACCCTGGCCTGAATCGACTGCGCGGAGCCCTCCAGGCGGTGGCCACGATCGGCGCCGCGATGGCGGCGGAGTGGGCGTTCGTCGGCATCACCCACGCCCTGCAGATCCAGACGCACGGCGCGACGCTGCCGGCGACGCAGGCGGCGCTGGTGGCGGCCGAGAACCACGCGATGCTGATCATCGGCGTCATGCTCGGAGCCGTGGTCGGGATGATCTCGGCGTTCACCGGCGGGATGTATCCCACCGTCCGCCAGCAGCTCGTGGGCTACGCCCTGATGCCGCCGCTGATGGTCGCGGGCCTGGCCGTCGGGCTGCCGCTCAGCTCACACCGGCCCATCGCGCTCACCGTCCTGGTCGTCATCCTCGCGGCCGGCGCCTACTGCCGCCGGTTCGGCCCCCTCGGCTTCGTCGGCGGCCAGATGGTGTTCATGGGCAACTTCTTCGGCTTCTTCCTCGGTGGGCAGATCGGCATCGGCGACATCGGCTGGCTCGCCGCCGAGATCACTCTCGCCACGGCCGTCGCCCTGCTCGCCCAGTTCACGCTCTTCTACCCCGGCCGGCGCTCCGCCCTGCGCCGGCTGCAGCGCTCGTACGACGCGCGCCGTCGCGACCTGCTCGACTACGCGGTCCGGATGCTCGACGACCCGGCCCGCGCCCCCGAGATGGCGCCGCAGCTGGACCGGCGGCTGCTGCTGCTCAACGAGACGGCGCTGATGATCGACGGCCACCTCAACCACCCCGCCGCGATCCCACCGGGCTGGTCGGCGGAGCTGCTGCATCAGATCCTGTTCGACGTCGAGCTGTCGGTGAGCAACATGGGCCGGTTCGCCGGCGCCGTCGCCACGAGGCCGGGCTTCGACCCCGAAGCGCGTGGGCTGGTCCGCGAGGCGCTCCTCGCCGTACGGGACGGGGACCTGGCCGGTGCCGACCGGGCTGCGGAGCGGCTCACCGCCCTCGCCCTGGCGCCCGTGCCGGGCGAGCGCGCCACCGGTCCGATCCTCGACGACGGCGCGCGACGGATCGTCCTGCACCGCCTCAGCCTCTCCATCGCCGGCCACTGCGCCGTCCAGCACCAGCTGGAGCAGGCGCGGCTGGCCGCGGAGTCGTCGCCGTCGACCCCAGCGGGGGACGCCGCCGAGGGGCTCGGCTCGCCCGTGGTGCTGATGGCGGGATGGCTGCCCGGATCGGCGATGGTCAGCGCCGAGGCCTCGAGCCTTCCCGACGCCCGCACTCCGGCAGGGCCGCGCTGGCGGCAGGTGCTCGGCGGGCACGTGCCGCTCGCGCCGAACGTCCGCGTCACCGTGCAGATGGCTGTCGCCGTCGGCGCCTCGGTGCTGCTGGGCGAGATCCTCAGCGGGCGCCGGTTCTACTGGGCGGTGATCGCCGCGTTCGTGACCTTCATGGGTGCCAACAGCGCCGCCGAGCAGGTCCGCAAGGGCGCCAACCGCGTGCTCGGCACCGTCGTCGGCGCTGTGGTCGGCGGGCTGCTCGCGCACCTGGTCGGCCCGCACGGCTGGATCGCGATCCTGGTCATCCTCGCCGCGATCTTCTTCGGGATCTACCTGATGCGGATCAGCTATGCGTTCATGGTCATCGGCATCACCGTGATGGTCTCCCAGCTCTACGTCCAGCTCGACGAGTTCACCGACTCGCTGTTGCTGCTGCGGCTGGAGGAGACGGCGCTCGGTGCCGCGATCGCAGCCGTGACGGTGCTCTGCGTCTTCCCGCTGCGCACCGGCCGGGTGGCGCGGCTCAGCGGCCAGCGGTTCCTCGAGGCCGTCGACGAGGTGGTGGTCACCGCCGTCGCCGTGCTGGACGGGTCGATGACGCAGGCCGAGCTGCGCGCCGCCGTACGCCGAATGGACGACGCCTACCAGACCTTCCGCGCTGTCGCGGCCAACCTGAGCGTCAACCTCTTCGACCGGGGCGGCAGCCAGACCGAGCGCTTCATGACGGCCGCGAGCGCTGCCCGGCACTACGCCCGCAACCTCATGATGGACATCCCGACCGTCGACGCCTCCCCCGTCGTGCTAGAGGGCTTCGAGGAGGCGCGCCGACGGTTCTCGGAGTCGGTCGAGGTCCTCCTCGGCTGGATCGAGCGCGGCGAGCGCGACCGCGCCTACGTGCGCAGCGCCGCCCTCTTCGATCGCACCGTGACCGACTGCCCCTCCCCCGTCACCACCGCGCCCGCCCCCTCCGGCGGCTCCTCACACGAGCTGGTCGCGCGGGATCTGGAGCTGCTCGACGGGGCGCTCGCCACGATGGCTGGTGTGATGGGGCTGGACGTCGAAGCGCTCGACACCCGCGCCGCCTGA
- a CDS encoding MFS transporter → MSSASPASSRAHYQVTFAVLALGVAAYALLQSLVTPVLATVGAELHASQSSVTWVMTAYLLSASIFTPIMGRLGDMIGKEKVFVATLGALAVGSLLAALAGSLPLMIVARVIQGVGGGVLPLSFGIIRDEFPREKVTGAVGIIASLTAVGAGLGIVLAGPIVSSLNWHWLFWIPMVLTAIAAVAALLFVPESPVRSEGRISWLPALLLSAWLVCFLVALSEAPDWGWGSFKVIGLLVLAVVLAALWVVAEQRSAAPLIDMAMMRQKAVWTNNLVALLVGVGMYATFAFLPEFVQSPAQAGYGFEASITHSGLMLLPNTVTMFVISILAGGLAARFGGKALVVAGCAVASVGLFIIAFAHGQQWEIYVATGVLGIGIGAAFSAMSGLIVAAVPPEQTGVASGMNANIRTIGGSIGSALMASVVTSHVTASGFPKESGYTAGFAMLAVGMVIAAFAGLLIPALRTRPSTSDHDAPHPEMGLVAAGTLVGDESE, encoded by the coding sequence ATGTCATCGGCGTCACCGGCATCGAGCCGCGCGCACTACCAAGTCACCTTCGCCGTGCTGGCGCTCGGCGTCGCGGCGTACGCGCTGCTCCAGTCGCTGGTCACGCCGGTCCTCGCGACCGTCGGTGCGGAGCTGCACGCCTCGCAGAGCTCGGTCACCTGGGTGATGACCGCCTACCTGCTCTCGGCCTCCATCTTCACCCCGATCATGGGTCGTCTCGGCGACATGATCGGCAAGGAGAAGGTGTTCGTCGCGACGCTCGGCGCGCTGGCGGTGGGCTCCCTGCTCGCCGCGCTGGCGGGATCCTTGCCGCTGATGATCGTGGCCCGGGTGATCCAGGGCGTCGGTGGTGGCGTGCTGCCGCTCTCGTTCGGCATCATCCGCGATGAGTTCCCGCGCGAGAAGGTCACCGGAGCGGTCGGCATCATCGCCTCCCTCACCGCCGTGGGTGCCGGACTCGGCATCGTCCTGGCCGGCCCGATCGTCAGCTCGCTGAACTGGCACTGGCTGTTCTGGATCCCGATGGTCCTCACAGCGATCGCCGCTGTCGCCGCGCTGCTGTTCGTGCCCGAGTCGCCGGTGCGGAGCGAGGGCAGGATCAGCTGGCTGCCCGCGCTGCTGCTCTCCGCATGGCTGGTGTGCTTCCTGGTGGCGCTGAGCGAGGCGCCGGACTGGGGCTGGGGTTCGTTCAAGGTGATCGGCCTGCTGGTCCTCGCCGTCGTGCTCGCCGCGCTGTGGGTGGTGGCGGAGCAGCGCTCCGCGGCGCCGCTGATCGACATGGCCATGATGCGTCAGAAGGCGGTCTGGACGAACAACCTCGTCGCGCTGCTGGTCGGCGTCGGCATGTACGCCACGTTCGCGTTCCTGCCGGAGTTCGTCCAGTCCCCGGCGCAGGCCGGCTACGGCTTCGAGGCCAGCATCACCCACTCGGGCCTGATGCTCCTGCCGAACACCGTGACGATGTTCGTCATCTCGATCCTCGCCGGTGGTCTGGCCGCCCGCTTCGGCGGCAAGGCGCTGGTGGTGGCCGGCTGCGCGGTGGCCTCGGTGGGCCTGTTCATCATCGCCTTCGCGCACGGTCAGCAGTGGGAGATCTACGTGGCCACCGGCGTGCTGGGGATCGGCATCGGGGCGGCCTTCTCGGCGATGTCCGGTCTGATCGTCGCCGCCGTACCGCCCGAGCAGACCGGCGTCGCCTCGGGCATGAACGCCAACATCCGCACCATCGGCGGCAGCATCGGATCGGCGCTGATGGCCAGCGTGGTGACCTCGCACGTCACCGCCTCCGGCTTCCCGAAGGAGTCCGGCTACACCGCCGGGTTCGCCATGCTGGCGGTCGGGATGGTGATCGCCGCGTTCGCCGGTCTGCTCATCCCCGCGCTGCGGACGCGCCCCTCCACCTCCGACCACGACGCGCCCCACCCGGAGATGGGTCTGGTGGCCGCCGGCACGCTCGTCGGCGACGAGAGCGAGTGA